TCATGAGAATGTTTTTGCTTTTTCATAGCCAATTTCCCACCATAACAAAGGGTGCCCAAAAATACGGATGCCTATACTCAGGCTTTTGCAATAGACTTTGTTGAGCGCGACGCAGCGCCTCGGCTTTGGTTACAGAAGTATTGCCTAATTCGCGGTAGAAGCCAGTCATAAGGTTTGCAGTCGCTTCATCACTTACATACCAAAGACTGGCTACCGTACTGCGTGCCCCTGCCTTTATTGCTACACCTGCCAGCCCCAAAGCCGCCCGCTTATCTCCACTCGCCGTTTTACAAGCACTCAGCACGAGTAACTCAATTGCAGTGCCTTTTTTTTCTCGACTTCGCAGTAAATTATCTAACTGATTGACATTAATTTTACCATCCCAAGTCAGAATAAACGTATCCTCAGCTTTGGAACTAAACTCGCCGTGAGTGGCAATATGAACGACGGGAAAGGGAGTATTTTGAATTGCTTGTTGCAGGGCAATGCTAGTAAATTGCTGGTCTAACAAAACCTTACTAGGAACCTCGGATTTAATGGTTCGCAATTCCTCAGCCACTTGGGGCAGTGCAGAGAAATTTTGACGTGCTTCGGTTAGTCCGGCGGTTAGAGCTTTTAAGGGCTGGCGTGCTAACGGTTTGGGGTCTAAAAGTTGCAATCCAGGCGTGAGGGCAATGCCATATTTTTCCACCAGATATTGTTTTCCATCGTGAAGCGTCGCCATCGGCACGTTCAAAAATGGCCCATCGAGGACAAAGACTAGGGTTTTTATTTGCGACTTTTCTAGGTCTGCCTCAATTGGTTTAATTAACCAGTTATATACTTTTTGGGAGACGGGTAAAAAGTTGCGATTGGTGCGGGTTACTAACAACTGGCGCAACTGAACGACGGTTTTTTCTATTTCGGTTCGCGAGATTGGCGTCGTGTAGTGGCGCAAGGGGGCGTCAGGTTGGGAGACGATCGTTTCCAACCTATCCTCTAAAATAATTGGATAGATCGCGACTGCTTTGCGATCCACTTGGTCAATTTGTTTGGGGCTAGCGGTCAAACAATTTTCGCGAAAGAAGTTGTCTAGTTCGGCTAATTGTAGGGATTCAATAGTCTGACGAGCTTTTATTAAGTTTTCCTGGCTGGGTTGTGAACCTTCATCTGGTTGTAAAAGCAAGCTTACTAATTGACGGTAGACGGGTTCGACACTTTCTCGGAAGGAGAATTGCACGTCGGAATTAATGGCAACTAGGTCGGTGCGTAATAACTGGAGGCTGTTGACTGCTTGAGTGTAAGCAGCGATCGCTTGTTTATTTTTTCCCTGTAGTTTCAGCAATCTCCCCATCTGCCACTGCCATTTATATGCTATGTCTGACGCATCTATTGACTGGGCTAAAATCAAGGCTTGGCTGCTAAGAGAAATTGCCTCCGACCACTGCTTGCTTTGTTCGTATACGTTACCCAGTCCGCCAAGTGCATATGATTCGGCTCTCGGATCTTTGAGTTGTCTAGCTTGTTCAACAGCGGTTGCTAATAATTGCGCCGCTAACAATTTTGGATTTTGGATTTTGGATTTTAGATTATCTATAGGTAATGTAGGATCGTCTGATAATTTCATCAGACTTTGTGCTAGATTAATCCGCGCATCTACAGATTGGCGACTTGCAGGTAAGTTAGCAACAAGCGCTTCTATTTGCGGCCACAATGCCACTGCTTCTGCCTGCTGCTTGGTTTCTACTAACAGACTGAGTTGATTTAGAAGACTGTTTGCTTTGGTAGTTGGAGAAGCCGCGATCGCGGCTGCTTGTTGATAATATGCTAATGCTGCTTTAGTATCTCTTTGGGCGCGGCTGGTGTTACCCAAGCTTAAGAGAGCATTAGCGGTATCCCCAGAAGATTGCAACCTTTGCGCGATCGTTAAACTCTGCTCCAACACTTTGCGCGATTCGTCTACGTTGCCCACTAACCGCAACGCATTGCCCAGCGTATGCCCTGCTGCTGCTTTAGTCTGGGAGTCTGGTTCCGCCGAGAAACCCTGGTTTACCTGTTGCAGTGTTTCTAACGAGCGGCGATAAAGTCCGAGCGATCGCAAGGCTTGAGCTTGGTTGATTTTAGCCCGCAGCGAACCAACGCGCTCGCCTGCTTTTTCGTATGCCTCCGCTGCCTGCTGCCATGTATCTACAGCTTTTTCGGCGCTATGCAGTGCTAGTTGCAGACTTGCTTGGGTGTTAAGCGCTTGGGCCAAAACGAGTTTTGATTCCTTAGTGCTTGTCCCGCTATTTTTGAGGAGTTCCAAACTAGATGCGATCGCTTTCTCTGCCGATTTCCACTGTCCCAACTGTTGATAAGTTAGTGACAAATTACTCAGCACCATAGCCCTATTTACCACATCCCCCTTAGCCTCAAACTCCCCCTGTGCCTGCTGCCAAACAGCTAGCGCCGAGGAAAATTGCCCTGTTTCATACAACGTTCTACCCTGTTGCACCAAATCAGGATTTTGGAAGACTAATTCCTGAGTTGGAGTTGCAGCAAAAACTGGAGCGACTCCACTACACAAAAACACAGCCAAAAAGTAAACAAAATTTTCAAAAAGAAAAATATTTTGTTTTTGCATTTTTTTCATACGCTAAATACTGAATTAATTGTGTTTATAATTGATTGCCATTAACTATTTTCAT
This DNA window, taken from Microcoleus sp. FACHB-831, encodes the following:
- a CDS encoding CHAT domain-containing protein, encoding MKKMQKQNIFLFENFVYFLAVFLCSGVAPVFAATPTQELVFQNPDLVQQGRTLYETGQFSSALAVWQQAQGEFEAKGDVVNRAMVLSNLSLTYQQLGQWKSAEKAIASSLELLKNSGTSTKESKLVLAQALNTQASLQLALHSAEKAVDTWQQAAEAYEKAGERVGSLRAKINQAQALRSLGLYRRSLETLQQVNQGFSAEPDSQTKAAAGHTLGNALRLVGNVDESRKVLEQSLTIAQRLQSSGDTANALLSLGNTSRAQRDTKAALAYYQQAAAIAASPTTKANSLLNQLSLLVETKQQAEAVALWPQIEALVANLPASRQSVDARINLAQSLMKLSDDPTLPIDNLKSKIQNPKLLAAQLLATAVEQARQLKDPRAESYALGGLGNVYEQSKQWSEAISLSSQALILAQSIDASDIAYKWQWQMGRLLKLQGKNKQAIAAYTQAVNSLQLLRTDLVAINSDVQFSFRESVEPVYRQLVSLLLQPDEGSQPSQENLIKARQTIESLQLAELDNFFRENCLTASPKQIDQVDRKAVAIYPIILEDRLETIVSQPDAPLRHYTTPISRTEIEKTVVQLRQLLVTRTNRNFLPVSQKVYNWLIKPIEADLEKSQIKTLVFVLDGPFLNVPMATLHDGKQYLVEKYGIALTPGLQLLDPKPLARQPLKALTAGLTEARQNFSALPQVAEELRTIKSEVPSKVLLDQQFTSIALQQAIQNTPFPVVHIATHGEFSSKAEDTFILTWDGKINVNQLDNLLRSREKKGTAIELLVLSACKTASGDKRAALGLAGVAIKAGARSTVASLWYVSDEATANLMTGFYRELGNTSVTKAEALRRAQQSLLQKPEYRHPYFWAPFVMVGNWL